One genomic segment of bacterium includes these proteins:
- a CDS encoding response regulator transcription factor: MKSKSDKDYKSVWVIEDNPHFRRTLVELINQSEDYRCAGFYSSCEEAFNFLSESEPPEIILLDIGLPGISGLDGIKMFKEISPSTLILILTIHDDHNSVFEAISSGASGYLLKDSSPEKVINAFNEVLSGGASINPQIAKKVIERFKEILPATSNYHLTSREKEILKHLVEGLNKKQIAEKLFLSFHTVNTHIKNIYEKLQVNTRSAVVSKAYKEKLF; encoded by the coding sequence ATGAAATCTAAAAGTGACAAAGATTATAAATCGGTGTGGGTAATAGAGGACAACCCGCATTTTAGAAGAACATTAGTAGAACTAATTAATCAATCAGAAGATTACAGATGTGCTGGTTTCTATTCTTCTTGTGAAGAAGCATTCAACTTTCTTTCGGAATCGGAACCACCCGAAATAATTCTTTTAGATATTGGACTTCCCGGAATTAGCGGTTTAGATGGAATTAAAATGTTTAAAGAGATAAGTCCCTCTACTCTTATACTAATCCTAACGATTCACGATGATCATAATTCTGTATTTGAAGCAATCAGTTCAGGGGCCTCCGGATATCTTTTAAAGGATTCTTCCCCTGAAAAAGTTATAAATGCTTTTAATGAAGTTTTGTCTGGTGGTGCTTCCATAAATCCTCAGATTGCAAAAAAGGTTATTGAAAGATTTAAGGAAATCTTGCCAGCCACAAGCAATTATCATCTTACGAGTAGAGAAAAAGAAATCCTAAAACATCTGGTTGAAGGACTAAATAAAAAGCAAATAGCTGAGAAATTATTTTTAAGTTTTCACACAGTAAACACCCATATAAAAAACATTTACGAAAAACTGCAGGTTAATACTCGTAGTGCAGTAGTATCTAAAGCCTACAAAGAAAAACTTTTCTAA
- a CDS encoding T9SS type A sorting domain-containing protein: MKLKSILYIALILYTSTMFGQSFTLNWAIAGNGYSAGDLDNDQIGEIIIEPHPTISLTMDIYDGLTHNIKWSVNKNSDKEYLYSDFSSFNDFNGNGILDLVLITLGQFSGDDQLIRIVDPSTNETLFSSSNPSTASLTAYHYQNGIAIANINGGTSLEMVIRNRNDSLYIYNTNLTATNVFDNKTEFPMNFNLEQNFPNPFNPSTTIRYSISSPDLITIKIFDISGQLVNEVTKEHTTAGEYDIVWDGKNNFGKQVTSGMYFYQLISQGEIQSKKMILLK, encoded by the coding sequence ATGAAACTCAAAAGCATTTTGTATATCGCATTAATATTATACACATCAACGATGTTTGGTCAAAGTTTTACACTTAACTGGGCCATAGCGGGTAACGGATACAGTGCTGGGGACCTAGACAATGATCAGATTGGGGAAATTATAATTGAACCACATCCTACAATTTCACTAACAATGGATATTTATGATGGTTTAACGCACAACATCAAATGGAGCGTAAATAAAAACAGTGATAAAGAATACCTTTATTCGGATTTTTCTTCATTCAACGATTTTAATGGAAATGGGATATTAGATTTAGTACTAATTACTTTAGGGCAATTTAGTGGCGATGATCAATTAATTCGAATTGTAGATCCTTCAACAAATGAAACACTATTCTCATCTTCCAATCCTAGCACTGCTAGCTTAACCGCATATCACTATCAGAATGGAATTGCCATTGCTAATATCAATGGTGGAACTTCTTTGGAAATGGTTATCAGAAACCGAAATGACTCATTATACATCTATAATACAAATCTTACGGCTACAAATGTTTTTGATAATAAAACTGAATTTCCTATGAATTTCAATCTTGAACAAAATTTTCCTAATCCATTTAATCCATCGACAACAATAAGATATTCCATTAGTTCACCTGATCTTATTACAATCAAGATTTTTGACATTTCGGGTCAACTTGTAAACGAGGTAACTAAAGAACACACGACAGCCGGAGAGTATGATATTGTATGGGATGGTAAAAACAATTTTGGTAAACAAGTTACATCAGGGATGTATTTCTATCAATTAATTTCGCAAGGAGAAATTCAATCTAAAAAAATGATTTTGTTAAAGTAG